The Pirellulales bacterium genome includes the window CGAAGTCCACGGCATTATCCGTCGAGCAAGTTCGTTCAATACGGGCCGCTTGGAACACTTGTATCACGACCCGCATTTGGCCGACGCGCGGCTCAAGCTGCATTATGGAGATTTGACCGACGCCAACGGCCTGGCCCGCTTAGTACGGCAAATTCGACCCACGGAAGTATATAACCTGGGTGCCCAAAGCCACGTGCGCGTCAGCTTCGATCAGCCCATTTACACAGCCGATACGGACGCCGTTGGCACGCTCAAATTGCTGGAAGCGGTCCGTGATTTTCAAGATGCTTCCGGCACCGTCGTGCGGTTTTATCAGGCTTCAAGTTCGGAAATGTTTGGCAAGGTAATGGAAACCCCACAGAAGGAAACCACGCCTTTTTACCCTCGCTCGCCCTATGCAGCGGCTAAAGTTTATTCGCACTGGATTACCATCAATTATCGCGAAAGCTACGGATTGCATGCATCGTGCGGCATTTTATTCAATCACGAGTCGCCACGCCGTGGTGAAACATTCGTCACTCGCAAAATCACTCGAGCCGCCACGCGCATCAAGCTGGGCCTGCAAGATCTGTTGTATTTGGGCAATTTGGAAGCCAAGCGCGATTGGGGTTTTGCCGGCGATTATGTCGAAGCCATGTGGTTAATGCTCCAGCAGCCTAAGCCGGATGACTATGTAATTGCCACGGGAGAAACTTATTCGGTGCGCGAATTTTGCGAATGTGCCTTTGGGCAATTGGGAATGGATTGCCGCGATTTCGTCCGGACCGACCAGCGCTATTTCCGCCCCGCCGAGGTCGATCTGTTGTTGGGCGATGCGACCAAAGCGCACAATGTATTAAAGTGGAAGCCGCGCGTATCATTCGATCAACTCGTTACGATGATGAT containing:
- the gmd gene encoding GDP-mannose 4,6-dehydratase: MSVASPRALITGITGQDGSYLAELLLSKGYEVHGIIRRASSFNTGRLEHLYHDPHLADARLKLHYGDLTDANGLARLVRQIRPTEVYNLGAQSHVRVSFDQPIYTADTDAVGTLKLLEAVRDFQDASGTVVRFYQASSSEMFGKVMETPQKETTPFYPRSPYAAAKVYSHWITINYRESYGLHASCGILFNHESPRRGETFVTRKITRAATRIKLGLQDLLYLGNLEAKRDWGFAGDYVEAMWLMLQQPKPDDYVIATGETYSVREFCECAFGQLGMDCRDFVRTDQRYFRPAEVDLLLGDATKAHNVLKWKPRVSFDQLVTMMINADLELAQRERVLMEHFPNGQAQFSESAGIPARAGSSGHAANGNGPHAPKFEKLSTFKP